ATGTAAAAACCTGTATAGATCATCCAAACTCCGACCATTTGCATTTAACTACGGTTGATGTTGGTGGGGCAGAGGACCTATCTATAGTATGCGGTGCTAAAAACGTTGCCGCCGGTCAAAAAGTAGTGGTAGCCACGGTAGGCACTACTGTATACCCAACAATAGGCGAGCCGTTTAAAATAAATAAATCAAAAATACGCGGCGAGGTGTCTGAAGGCATGATATGCGCCGAAGACGAAATAGGCCTGGGTACCGACCACGATGGCATTATGGTATTAGATGCCGATGCCCCCGTTGGCACAGCCGCTAATGACTACTTTAAACTGAACGATGATTATATGTACGAGATAGGCTTAACGCCTAACCGTGCCGACGCCGCATCGCATTTGGGTACCGCGCGCGATATTGCCGCGTTCCTGAAGCTGGGCATCAAAAAACCGGATGTATCGGCTTTTAAAGTAGATAATACCGATAGTAAAATAGAGGTAGTTGTTGAAAATGAACAAGCAAGTCCAAGATATTCAGGACTGACCATATCAGGTGTAGAGGTAAAGGAATCACCGCAGTGGTTAAAAGAGCGTTTAGCTGTAATAGGCGTGCGCAGTATTAATAACATTGTAGATGTTACCAACTATGTTTTGCACGAACTTGGCCAGCCGCTACATGCGTTTGATGCCGCCGCTATAACCGGTAACAAGGTTATTGTAAAGAATGTAGCTGAAGGAACCATATTTAAAACGCTTGATGATGTAGACCGCAAACTAAGCGCCGATGATCTAATGATATGCAATGCTGATGAGGCAATGTGTATTGCGGGTGTGTTTGGCGGTGCCAAATCGGGCGTTAGCACGGCTACAAAAAGTATATTTTTAGAGAGCGCTTACTTTAACTCCGTATCGGTACGTAAAACGGCTAAAAGGCACGGCTTAAAAACTGATGCGTCATTCCGCTTTGAGCGCGGTACCGACCCGAATATGACCGTTTTTGCTTTGAAACGTGCGGCTTTGCTTATACAGCAGGTAGCAGGTGGCAAGGTATCGTCAGAGATATTTGACCATTACCCGGCACCGGTAGCGCCGTTTGAGGTAGAGATCACCTACAAAACCATTGACAGGCTGATAGGTAAGGCCATAGGCAAGGATACTATCAAAAGCATCATCACCGCATTGGATATAGCCATAGTGAATGAGACCGAAGACGGTATTTCCCTAAAAGTGCCCCCATACCGTGTAGATGTAACCCGCGATGTGGATGTGGTGGAGGAAATATTGCGCATTTACGGGTATAACAATATTGAGATACCTACGCAGATACGGGCATCGCTAAATAACTCGGTAAGGCCTGAAAAGGATACTGTGCAAAACCATATATCAGACATACTAAGTGCTAACGGCTTTAACGAGATATTGGCTAATTCGTTAACCAAGCTTAGCTACTCTGATGCCCCCGAACACGCCGTTAAAATAGTGAACCCATTAAGCAGCGATTTGGATGTAATGCGCCAAAGCCTGTTGTTTTCGGGTTTAGAGGCTATCGCTTACAATCAAAACCGCCGTGTTGCCGATTTAAAACTTTACGAATTTGGTAAGATATACAGCTTCGTAGATGGTAAATATATTGAAGCGCAACGCTTTTCGGTTTTCATGACGGGAGCTATCGCCGGCGAGCAGTGGAATCACAAACAAACCGCCGCCGGCTTTTACAACCTAAAGGCGATAGTAGATGGATTACTAAAAAAACTAAACATTACTGATTACACAGTAGACGATACAACCGCCAGCGGGCTTACCTACGGCCTGCAATACCTTCGCGGTAGTAAAGTATTGGTGAGCTTTGGCTCGGTTGCGCCAGCAGCTTTAAAAAAGGCCGATGTAGAGAAGGAAGTGTTTTATGCCGACTTTGATTTTGACGCGATATTAAAGCTGGTTCGCAAAAATGTTATTATTTACCAGGAAGTATCAAAATTTCCTGCCGTAAGGCGCGATTTGAGTATGTTAATAGATAAATCGGTATCATTTGGCCAGTTAAAACAAATAGCGGTAAAAACCGATAAAAAGCTTTTAAAAGAAGTGAACGTATTTGACGTTTACCAGGGCGATAAACTGCCGGAGGGTAAAAAATCGTATGCGCTGAGCTTTATTTTGCAGGACACCGAAAAAACTTTAACAGATAAAGCGATTGATGCCCTGATGCAAAAATTAATTTATAATTTAGGCAAGGAAGCAGGAGCGGAGATAAGGAAGTAAATTCTAAAACTTAAGTTCTAAACTCTAAAATTAGTTTCCTCTGAAACTTAGAGTTTAGTGTTTACTTTTTTAGAATTTAGTATTTAGAGTTTAGAATTTTAATAAATGGCCTCAACAGCAGAACAATTAAATAAAGTTGTAGAAAAAACCGAGCGCTTGATTGAGCTTTGTGCTGCTTTGCAGGAAGAAAATGACCTGCTTAAACTGGAAAGCGAGGCATTAAACGTGGCCCTTAAAGCCAGTACAAACAAAACAAAAGACCTTGAGGAGAAGCTTCGTGTATTGAAGCTGGCAAAGTCGTTTTCAGAAACAAATGAAAAAAGTGTTGACATTAAGCAAAAAATTAACGACTTTGTGCAGGAAATAGATAAGTGTATTGTATTGCTGAAAAAGTAATACAAAAAGTGAAAAGCTCAAATGGGAGAAATCTCAATAAAAATAAATATTGCTGACAGAGTTTACCCCTTAAAGGTAAACATGGAAGAGGAAGAAATTATACGACGGGCAGCCAAACTGATAAACGACCGCATAAAGGAGTATCAGGAAAATTATGCGGTTAGGGATAAACAGGATCTGCTTTCGATGTGTGTGCTGCATTATGCAACATCATCATTAAAGGCAGATAAAAAGGTAACTACAGATGATTCTGAAGTATCGGAAAAGGTTTATCACTTAGATCATTTGCTGACTGAATTTTTTTCTAAACAATAACGTTCTTATACATACAAACAGAGCATTATTAAGATTTAACCGCAGTTAAATTTTAAGTTTCACTATTAAAAACTTAACGCTTCAATATCTACGGATCAAAGAGGCATGCGTTGATCGTGAATTTTACGGTAACCCGTGATTCCTAACCATCCGACCAGAAGTTTTAACAATACATGACACTTAGAAGTTTAGTTGCGGTTTTTTTATTTATATAACCTAAAAGATGAACACATTCTTATACCTGATTATTGGGCTCCTTGTTGGTGTCCCCACCGGCATAGTCATAGGTCGTTTCCTGCTGAGGAAACTTTTTAAAGACCAGGAAATTGGCGCCCAAAACAAAGTAAAAAAGATATTAAAAGAGGCAGAGAACAACGCCGAGATATTAAAGAAGAACCGCCTTTTAGAAGCAAAAGAAAAGTTTTTGCAAATGAAGGCTGAACATGAGCAGGAAATAAATGCTAAAAACAACGTCCTTAACCAGCGCGAGAACGGTATTAAACAAAAGGAGCAATCCTTTAACCAAAAACTGGAGAACTTAAACCGTAAAGAAGCGGAGATTGATGGTGTACGCAAAAAGCTGGAGCAGCAAACCGAAATTGTTATTAAAAAACAAGAAGAGGTTGATATACTTAAAAATCAGCATGTGCAGCAGTTAGAAACCATAGCTGGCCTATCGGCCGAGGATGCTAAAAACCAACTGGTAGATAACCTGCGCGAAGAAGCACGTAGCAAGGCTATGGCGCAAATAAAAGATATTGTTGACGAAGCCAAGCTAACCGCTACCAAAGAAGCTAAAAAGATAGTTATACAAACCATACAGCGTACCGCTACCGAAAGTGCCATTGAGAACACCGTATCAATATTTAATATAGAGAACGACGAGATAAAGGGCCGCATTATTGGTCGCGAGGGACGTAATATACGCGCGCTGGAAGCAGCAACCGGTATAGAAATTATTGTGGATGATACCCCTGAGGCTATTATCCTATCGGGATTTGACCCGGTAAGACGCGAGATTGCCCGTTTGGCTATGCACCGTTTGGTAACAGATGGCCGTATACACCCTGCCCGTATTGAGGAAGTGGTAGCCAAAACTAAAAAGCAGATAGAGGAAGAAATTGTAGAGATAGGCGAACGCACCGTTATCGATCTTGGTATCAACGGGCTTCACCCTGAATTGATAAGAATGGTGGGGCGTATGCGTTACCGTTCGTCATACGGGCAAAACCTGTTGCAGCACTCGCGAGAGGTTGCTAACTTTTGCGCTACTATGGCTGCCGAATTAGGCCTTAACGTAAAACTGGCCAAACGCGCGGGCTTATTGCACGATATTGGTAAAGTACCTGATGATAACCCCGAACTGCCGCACGCTATATTAGGCATGCAACTGGCCGAAAAATATAAAGAACACCCCGAAGTGTGTAACGCCATTGGCGCCCACCACGACGAGGTTGAGATGACATCAATGCTGTCGCCAATCATACAGGTGTGTGACGCTATATCAG
This portion of the Inquilinus sp. KBS0705 genome encodes:
- the zapA gene encoding cell division protein ZapA — translated: MGEISIKINIADRVYPLKVNMEEEEIIRRAAKLINDRIKEYQENYAVRDKQDLLSMCVLHYATSSLKADKKVTTDDSEVSEKVYHLDHLLTEFFSKQ
- the rny gene encoding ribonuclease Y is translated as MNTFLYLIIGLLVGVPTGIVIGRFLLRKLFKDQEIGAQNKVKKILKEAENNAEILKKNRLLEAKEKFLQMKAEHEQEINAKNNVLNQRENGIKQKEQSFNQKLENLNRKEAEIDGVRKKLEQQTEIVIKKQEEVDILKNQHVQQLETIAGLSAEDAKNQLVDNLREEARSKAMAQIKDIVDEAKLTATKEAKKIVIQTIQRTATESAIENTVSIFNIENDEIKGRIIGREGRNIRALEAATGIEIIVDDTPEAIILSGFDPVRREIARLAMHRLVTDGRIHPARIEEVVAKTKKQIEEEIVEIGERTVIDLGINGLHPELIRMVGRMRYRSSYGQNLLQHSREVANFCATMAAELGLNVKLAKRAGLLHDIGKVPDDNPELPHAILGMQLAEKYKEHPEVCNAIGAHHDEVEMTSMLSPIIQVCDAISGARPGARREVVESYIKRLKELEELALSYPGVEKTFAIQAGRELRVVVESEKISDAQSEILAADISNRIQTEMTYPGQIKVTVIRETRSVAFAK
- a CDS encoding phenylalanine--tRNA ligase subunit beta — encoded protein: MKISYNWLKEFIDTNKTPQELSTILTGTGLEVESLEKVQAVPGGLEGLVIGYVKTCIDHPNSDHLHLTTVDVGGAEDLSIVCGAKNVAAGQKVVVATVGTTVYPTIGEPFKINKSKIRGEVSEGMICAEDEIGLGTDHDGIMVLDADAPVGTAANDYFKLNDDYMYEIGLTPNRADAASHLGTARDIAAFLKLGIKKPDVSAFKVDNTDSKIEVVVENEQASPRYSGLTISGVEVKESPQWLKERLAVIGVRSINNIVDVTNYVLHELGQPLHAFDAAAITGNKVIVKNVAEGTIFKTLDDVDRKLSADDLMICNADEAMCIAGVFGGAKSGVSTATKSIFLESAYFNSVSVRKTAKRHGLKTDASFRFERGTDPNMTVFALKRAALLIQQVAGGKVSSEIFDHYPAPVAPFEVEITYKTIDRLIGKAIGKDTIKSIITALDIAIVNETEDGISLKVPPYRVDVTRDVDVVEEILRIYGYNNIEIPTQIRASLNNSVRPEKDTVQNHISDILSANGFNEILANSLTKLSYSDAPEHAVKIVNPLSSDLDVMRQSLLFSGLEAIAYNQNRRVADLKLYEFGKIYSFVDGKYIEAQRFSVFMTGAIAGEQWNHKQTAAGFYNLKAIVDGLLKKLNITDYTVDDTTASGLTYGLQYLRGSKVLVSFGSVAPAALKKADVEKEVFYADFDFDAILKLVRKNVIIYQEVSKFPAVRRDLSMLIDKSVSFGQLKQIAVKTDKKLLKEVNVFDVYQGDKLPEGKKSYALSFILQDTEKTLTDKAIDALMQKLIYNLGKEAGAEIRK